In Ochrobactrum vermis, the following proteins share a genomic window:
- the bspF gene encoding type IV secretion system effector crotonyl transferase BspF — protein sequence MAAKPLLEESAGGNAAHIVSELSESGVAHEAAKKLEESLHSRDIPRKLAIYGAAAGFELRDELDHLSNRTVEPNVFFNARFLAPAMPRLEDREVRFMVMRDENEIRSRLRFVMPYTIERPGLPLSTPVIRAWSTPFGPQGTPLIDHDDPVGVLEDLFDILARQHLKLPDVLVLPEMRANGPAAKLIRSVAVGRQLPLVAIEQKERPFLQSELDGDAYIKEAIGAHHRRDYNRLWRRLAEKGELAYRVARTSDEVRHAFEHFLTLEASGWKGKRGTAMAVDRFRAAFAREAVNNLAERDCVRVHTLELDGRVIAILIVFTVSGEAWTWKTAYDESLNAWSPGVLLMIEVVKNHLNDPNINRTDSCAVPDHPVMMRLFDKRETIETLVIGLNPSADKLVRQAASQIHLYQRTRNLARIVRNRIRSFAERK from the coding sequence ATGGCCGCGAAACCTTTGCTTGAAGAATCGGCAGGCGGAAATGCAGCCCACATCGTTTCGGAACTTTCCGAAAGCGGCGTGGCCCATGAAGCCGCCAAGAAGCTTGAGGAAAGCCTTCATAGCCGCGATATACCGCGCAAGCTCGCAATCTATGGCGCAGCAGCCGGCTTCGAGTTGCGGGATGAACTCGATCACTTGAGCAACCGTACGGTCGAGCCGAACGTCTTCTTCAATGCGCGGTTCCTGGCGCCAGCCATGCCGCGCCTTGAAGATCGCGAGGTTCGCTTCATGGTCATGCGCGACGAGAACGAAATCCGCAGCCGCTTGCGCTTCGTTATGCCCTATACGATCGAGCGTCCCGGCCTACCGCTTTCGACGCCCGTGATCCGCGCCTGGTCCACACCGTTCGGGCCTCAGGGCACACCGCTGATCGATCACGACGACCCTGTCGGCGTGCTGGAGGACCTGTTCGATATTCTGGCGCGCCAGCATCTCAAACTGCCCGATGTGCTTGTCTTGCCGGAAATGCGAGCCAATGGCCCGGCGGCAAAACTGATCCGTTCGGTTGCTGTTGGCCGACAACTGCCTTTGGTCGCCATAGAACAGAAGGAGCGCCCCTTCCTCCAAAGCGAGCTGGATGGCGACGCCTATATCAAAGAGGCAATCGGCGCGCACCATCGCCGGGACTATAATCGTCTGTGGCGTCGGCTGGCGGAAAAAGGCGAGCTTGCCTATCGCGTCGCCCGCACGTCTGACGAAGTGCGCCACGCATTCGAACATTTCCTGACCCTTGAAGCGAGCGGCTGGAAAGGCAAGCGCGGCACCGCCATGGCCGTCGACCGGTTTCGCGCGGCTTTCGCCCGCGAGGCGGTCAACAATCTTGCCGAGCGCGACTGCGTGCGCGTGCACACGCTTGAACTTGATGGACGGGTCATCGCTATTCTGATCGTCTTTACTGTTTCGGGCGAAGCCTGGACCTGGAAGACAGCCTATGACGAGAGCCTGAACGCCTGGTCACCCGGTGTGCTTCTGATGATCGAAGTCGTGAAGAACCATCTGAACGATCCGAATATCAACCGCACCGATTCCTGCGCCGTTCCAGATCATCCGGTCATGATGCGGTTGTTCGACAAACGCGAGACAATCGAAACTCTGGTGATCGGTCTCAATCCATCTGCGGACAAGCTTGTCCGTCAGGCTGCCTCGCAGATCCATCTCTATCAGCGAACACGCAATCTGGCCCGCATCGTGCGCAATCGCATCCGCAGCTTCGCCGAAAGGAAATAG
- a CDS encoding lipopolysaccharide biosynthesis protein, whose amino-acid sequence MASRFLPGRIAARLRPVTERLDAVLTDSGPQASAQRSSLVAFSVRIASAAIALLSQVILARWMGEFEYGIFVLVWLTMIIIGDLACFGLHTTIIRYVPEYVQRQMFGLVRGIILTGRIFAFTAATLIALLGVALLLLLKDHVTSYYLVPFILGFICLPMITLGNMLDGIARSRTWVMMALTPSYIVRPLLVLLFMIIAHEAGLPSTATVALAVSIAATWLTTVGQFLTVGRSLEKDIPPASRDQRFGEWMKVALPIFLVEGFFFLLINVDVLMVGHALDPEHVAIYFAATKIMALAHFVYFAVKASVAQRYSDLLHSGDRAAFASFAEASVRWTFWPTLFLGVVILLAGYPLLRLFGPAFTAGYPLLFILIIGVIARASVGPAESLLNMSGKQNICALLYAATLAVNVILNLVLIPRLGLTGAAISTAIAMLMEAALLSAAVSRTLHITMFILIPRDRTKTSEGTL is encoded by the coding sequence ATGGCGAGCCGGTTTCTACCCGGCAGGATCGCAGCCAGACTTCGTCCTGTGACGGAGCGGCTGGATGCTGTGCTTACGGATAGCGGACCGCAGGCAAGCGCGCAGCGTTCTTCCCTTGTCGCCTTTTCCGTGCGCATTGCGAGTGCCGCCATCGCACTCCTGTCTCAAGTCATTCTGGCCCGCTGGATGGGTGAATTCGAATACGGCATTTTTGTCCTCGTCTGGTTGACCATGATCATCATCGGCGATCTGGCCTGTTTCGGACTGCACACAACCATTATCCGTTACGTCCCGGAATATGTGCAGCGCCAGATGTTCGGCCTCGTGCGCGGTATTATCCTGACCGGGCGTATTTTCGCTTTCACAGCCGCCACACTCATCGCGCTTCTGGGGGTGGCCTTGCTGCTCCTGCTCAAGGACCATGTCACGAGCTATTATCTTGTGCCGTTCATCCTCGGTTTCATCTGCCTGCCGATGATTACGCTCGGTAATATGCTCGACGGCATAGCGCGCTCGCGCACCTGGGTGATGATGGCGCTGACACCAAGCTATATAGTCCGCCCGCTTCTGGTCCTCCTGTTCATGATCATCGCGCATGAGGCAGGGTTACCCTCCACGGCCACCGTCGCGCTGGCGGTATCAATCGCTGCGACCTGGCTCACAACCGTCGGACAATTTCTGACGGTCGGCCGCTCACTGGAAAAAGATATACCCCCGGCATCGCGCGACCAGCGCTTTGGCGAATGGATGAAGGTTGCCCTGCCGATTTTCCTTGTCGAAGGGTTTTTCTTCCTGCTCATCAACGTCGATGTGCTGATGGTGGGTCACGCACTCGACCCTGAACACGTTGCAATCTACTTTGCGGCAACGAAGATCATGGCGCTTGCCCATTTCGTCTATTTTGCCGTGAAGGCGAGCGTCGCCCAGCGCTATTCGGACCTGCTGCATAGCGGCGACCGCGCCGCATTTGCAAGCTTTGCCGAAGCCTCCGTTCGCTGGACATTCTGGCCGACACTTTTTCTGGGTGTCGTCATTCTGCTGGCAGGCTATCCGCTTCTGCGGCTTTTCGGCCCCGCCTTCACTGCCGGCTACCCACTTCTGTTCATCCTCATCATCGGGGTAATCGCGCGCGCCAGTGTCGGCCCTGCGGAAAGCCTCCTCAACATGTCGGGAAAACAGAATATCTGCGCCTTGCTCTACGCAGCCACACTTGCCGTCAACGTCATTCTCAATCTGGTGCTGATACCGCGCCTCGGCCTGACGGGCGCCGCCATTTCGACAGCCATCGCCATGCTGATGGAAGCAGCACTTCTTTCGGCAGCCGTATCACGCACCTTGCACATAACCATGTTCATTCTCATTCCACGAGACCGTACCAAGACCTCGGAGGGGACTTTGTAA